From a single Streptomyces sp. NBC_01264 genomic region:
- a CDS encoding NF041680 family putative transposase, protein MSLMEQDVLRDAFAEVSHFRSELYACLTVRGDALFELCDALLCTDGPVRTLVDLALAPEHRRGHGGLYGGLNQGRIDVARLRRALAGMPLPRAADGRLVLAVDVSPWLRPDANTCADRAFCHTFGRGVGKHQMVPGWPYSVVAALESGRTSWTAVLDAVRLRPGADVAAVTTFQIREVLERLVAAGQWKPGDPNILVVLDAGYDAPRIAHLLAGLPVEILGRMRSDRVMCRPAPTREEFHRQHPAGGRPPRHGGEFVFGQPETWGSEHVVTATDTRLYGNATARAWDRLHPRLTRRAAWLAHGAELPVIEGTVIRLTVEKLPSGGVNKPVWLWWSGTGATTADVDRCWQSFLRRFDLEHTFRLFKQTLGWTKPRLRSSDAADRWTWIILAAHARLRLARPLAADLRRPWEKPAEPNRLTPARVRRGFRNLHARTGTPARAPKPTRPGPGRPPGSKNQRPATRYDVGRVLATGEPYTRPAHHKIGTKPRRTG, encoded by the coding sequence ATGAGTCTGATGGAGCAGGACGTCCTGCGGGACGCGTTCGCGGAAGTGTCACACTTCCGGTCGGAGTTGTACGCGTGTCTGACCGTGCGGGGCGATGCCTTGTTCGAGTTGTGCGACGCGTTGCTGTGCACGGACGGACCGGTGCGGACGCTCGTAGATCTCGCGCTCGCGCCTGAACACCGCCGTGGTCACGGTGGTTTGTACGGCGGTCTCAACCAGGGCCGGATCGATGTCGCCCGGCTGCGCCGGGCCCTGGCCGGGATGCCACTGCCGAGGGCGGCGGACGGCAGGCTGGTCCTGGCGGTGGACGTCTCGCCGTGGCTGAGGCCGGACGCCAATACCTGCGCTGACCGGGCCTTCTGCCACACTTTCGGCCGTGGCGTGGGCAAACACCAGATGGTGCCCGGCTGGCCGTACTCGGTAGTGGCCGCGCTGGAGAGCGGCCGCACCTCGTGGACGGCAGTGCTCGATGCGGTCCGTCTCCGGCCCGGCGCTGACGTGGCAGCGGTGACCACGTTCCAGATTCGCGAGGTCCTCGAGCGACTCGTTGCAGCGGGCCAGTGGAAGCCAGGCGACCCGAACATCCTGGTCGTGCTGGACGCCGGATACGACGCTCCGCGCATCGCTCACCTGCTGGCCGGCCTGCCCGTCGAGATCCTGGGACGGATGCGTTCGGACCGGGTGATGTGCCGGCCGGCTCCCACCCGCGAGGAGTTCCACAGGCAGCATCCCGCCGGCGGACGCCCACCGAGGCACGGCGGCGAGTTCGTCTTCGGCCAGCCCGAGACCTGGGGCTCTGAGCATGTCGTGACGGCCACGGACACCCGCCTCTACGGGAATGCGACCGCGCGGGCGTGGGACCGGCTGCACCCCAGGCTGACCCGGCGGGCCGCCTGGCTCGCCCACGGGGCTGAACTGCCCGTGATCGAGGGGACCGTCATCCGCCTGACCGTGGAGAAACTGCCCAGCGGCGGGGTCAACAAGCCGGTCTGGCTGTGGTGGTCGGGCACCGGCGCCACCACCGCGGACGTCGACCGCTGCTGGCAGTCCTTCCTCCGACGATTCGACCTCGAGCACACCTTCCGCCTGTTCAAACAGACCCTCGGCTGGACCAAGCCCCGGCTCCGCAGCTCGGACGCGGCAGACCGCTGGACCTGGATCATCCTGGCCGCACATGCCCGGCTCCGCCTTGCCCGCCCGCTGGCCGCCGACCTCCGCCGGCCGTGGGAGAAGCCAGCGGAACCGAACAGGCTGACACCGGCCCGCGTCCGCAGAGGGTTCAGGAACCTGCACGCGCGGACCGGCACACCAGCCCGTGCACCAAAACCGACCCGCCCGGGCCCCGGCCGACCTCCCGGCTCGAAGAACCAGCGTCCCGCCACCCGCTACGACGTCGGACGCGTCCTCGCCACCGGCGAGCCCTACACCCGACCAGCACACCACAAAATCGGGACCAAACCCCGCCGAACTGGATAA
- a CDS encoding ArsR/SmtB family transcription factor produces MQVPLYQAKAEFFRMLGHPVRIRVLELLQNGPVPVRELLNEIEIEPSNLSQQLAVLRRSGIVISIRDGSTVSYALAGGDVAELLRAARRILTELLAGQNELLAELRHTDASAQAGPPGP; encoded by the coding sequence ATGCAGGTGCCGCTGTACCAGGCCAAGGCAGAGTTCTTCCGCATGCTCGGACATCCCGTCCGGATCCGCGTTCTGGAGCTGCTCCAGAACGGACCCGTACCTGTACGCGAGCTCCTCAACGAGATCGAGATCGAGCCGTCCAACCTCTCCCAGCAACTCGCGGTACTCCGCCGGTCCGGCATCGTGATCTCCATCCGCGACGGCTCCACCGTCAGCTACGCCCTCGCCGGCGGCGACGTGGCGGAACTCCTGCGCGCCGCACGCCGCATCCTCACCGAACTCCTCGCAGGACAGAACGAGCTCCTCGCAGAGCTCCGGCACACCGACGCCTCGGCGCAAGCGGGCCCGCCCGGGCCGTGA
- the tpg gene encoding telomere-protecting terminal protein Tpg has translation MGIVGDSLDRAAQAGFTRPIPKSAGAQVRYLVRQHKGSTKAVAALLGVAQRTVERYVKDQIKKPKQGLAERLAAEVRRRWQPLVRKRARDKAAKQTGMVIETRARFGFTAAPGTSDDGRMRRITQHLAPEHAARLLAAQDAGAPETQLQKIAAEGLQEAYFKDGGNRAPGLLVEFTDIDYIEVNL, from the coding sequence ATGGGCATCGTCGGAGACAGCCTGGACCGCGCCGCGCAGGCCGGTTTCACCCGCCCCATACCGAAGTCAGCGGGCGCCCAGGTCCGCTACCTGGTCCGCCAACACAAGGGCTCGACAAAGGCCGTAGCGGCCCTCCTGGGCGTCGCGCAGCGCACCGTGGAGCGGTACGTCAAAGACCAGATCAAGAAGCCCAAGCAGGGGCTTGCGGAGCGGTTGGCGGCCGAAGTGCGGCGCAGGTGGCAGCCCCTGGTGCGCAAGCGCGCACGGGACAAGGCCGCGAAGCAGACCGGGATGGTCATCGAGACCCGCGCCCGGTTCGGTTTCACCGCGGCCCCCGGCACGTCGGACGACGGCCGGATGCGCCGGATCACTCAGCACCTGGCCCCCGAACACGCGGCCCGGCTGCTCGCCGCCCAGGACGCCGGCGCCCCCGAAACGCAGCTCCAGAAGATAGCTGCGGAAGGCCTCCAGGAGGCCTACTTCAAGGACGGTGGGAACCGCGCCCCGGGCCTCCTCGTGGAGTTCACCGACATCGACTACATCGAGGTGAACCTGTAG
- a CDS encoding IS630 family transposase (programmed frameshift), whose product MKYADGGGLTPAGRRRRETVRMQAAELFEQKINPSEVARRLRVSVKSAYQWHQLWRDGGVQALASRGPSGPRCRLSPRCLEKLAAYLEQGPAAHGWVEDQVWTASRVATLIGRKFHVTYSVSGATRLMHRLGFSPQVPARRVAERDEQAVSMWREATWPEVKGRGRPGGGYVCFEDEAGFTRRPPRGRTWGRRGVTPVVTISGRRSGRLSVAGLIAMRPGSRTRLCHRLRTHPAGKGTRRSMSERDFIALVDGVHQLVRAPIVLVWDRLNTHVSRRMRDFVAEREWLTVFLLPAYSPELNPVEWVWAHVKRSLANLAVMALDRLEALVRNRLKRLQYRPHTLDGFIAGTGLTLDAPPSP is encoded by the exons GTGAAATATGCGGATGGGGGCGGGCTGACTCCTGCGGGACGTCGGCGCCGGGAGACGGTTCGTATGCAGGCGGCTGAGCTGTTCGAGCAGAAGATCAATCCGTCGGAGGTCGCACGGCGGCTTCGGGTGAGCGTGAAGTCGGCTTATCAATGGCATCAGTTGTGGCGGGATGGTGGTGTTCAGGCTCTGGCCTCCCGCGGTCCGAGCGGTCCACGGTGCCGTCTGTCCCCGCGGTGTCTGGAGAAGCTGGCCGCGTATCTGGAGCAGGGCCCGGCCGCTCATGGCTGGGTGGAGGACCAGGTGTGGACCGCGTCGAGGGTGGCCACGCTGATCGGCCGGAAGTTCCACGTCACCTACAGCGTCTCGGGCGCTACCCGGTTGATGCACCGGCTCGGCTTCAGCCCGCAGGTCCCCGCCCGGCGGGTCGCCGAACGCGATGAGCAGGCCGTGAGTATGTGGCGGGAGGCGACCTGGCCGGAGGTAAAAGGGCGAGGGCGGCCTG GCGGGGGCTACGTCTGCTTCGAAGACGAAGCCGGGTTCACCCGCAGGCCGCCCCGGGGGCGTACCTGGGGCCGGCGAGGAGTGACTCCGGTCGTCACCATCAGCGGCCGGCGGTCGGGACGGCTGTCGGTGGCCGGGCTGATCGCGATGCGGCCAGGCTCGAGGACCCGGCTGTGTCACCGCCTACGGACCCATCCCGCGGGCAAGGGAACACGTCGCAGCATGAGCGAGCGGGACTTCATCGCGCTCGTCGACGGAGTCCACCAGCTGGTCAGGGCACCGATCGTGCTGGTCTGGGACCGGCTGAACACCCACGTCTCCCGCAGGATGCGCGACTTCGTCGCCGAGCGTGAATGGCTGACCGTGTTCCTGTTGCCCGCCTACTCACCCGAACTCAACCCAGTCGAGTGGGTATGGGCCCACGTCAAACGCAGCCTCGCCAACCTCGCCGTCATGGCCCTCGACCGCCTCGAAGCCCTCGTCCGCAACCGCCTCAAACGCCTTCAATACCGGCCCCACACCCTCGACGGCTTCATAGCCGGCACCGGCCTGACCCTCGACGCACCACCCTCACCCTGA